Genomic window (bacterium):
ACACCCCCGCGGCCCGCTTGAGGTCGTACAGCTCCACGTCGGAGAAGCCGAAGAGACCGCCGCGCAGCACGCCGGCGAGCGCCACCGCGTTCTCCGGCTCGACCAGCGCGCGCAGCAGGGCGGCCAGCAGCCCGAGCTCCTCCACCTCGCCCCACGCGCTGCCGCCGCTGACCAGGTGCGGGATGCCCAGTTCCTGCAGCGCGGCCGCGTAACGCGCCAGCCGCTCGCGCCGCCACGCCACGATCAGGAAGTCGCCCGGGGTCGCCGCCGCGGGCACGCCCGCCGCGATCTCGCGCGCAGTGCGGGGCACCGGCAGGCCCTGATCGAGCGCGTGGCGGATGAAGCGCGCGATGCGCTCCGCGTCGTGCCCGGCGCAGGTCTCGTTCGTCGAGCAGTCCTCCGGCGTGGTGATCGTGCGCACGCCGGCGAGCGCCCCTGGCGCCGCGACCGCGTGCGGACGTCCGGGGACGAGCGGGTGCGCGGCAGGCGAGTAGCGGTCCTCCGCCGCGGGGAAGCCGGACGGCGGCGCGAAGACGCCGTTGCCCCAGGCGATCAGCTCCGGGAGCGTCCGGAAGCTGGCGTCCAGCTCGACCACCGCGCCGCCGGCCGCGACGATCAGCGCCTTGACCTGCTGGTAGGTCACGATGTCGGCGCGGCGGAAGCGGTAGATGGACTGCTTCGGGTCGCCGACGACGCAGAGCGAGCCGGGGACCGGGCGGCAGGCGCGCCAGTCGGCCTGCGCCGGGTCGTCCGCCGTCAGCAGCAGGACGACCTCGGCCTGCAGCGGGTCCGTGTCCTGGAACTCGTCCACGAGCAGGTGCGAGACGCGCTCGCGGAACCACCTGCGGACCCCCGGGCGCTCGCGCAGCAGCCGCGCCGCGCCGAGCAGCAGGTCCTGGAAGTTGAGCACCCTTGATTCGGCGCGCATCCGGTCGTAGTGCGCCGCGGCGGAGCGCAGCAGCGGGATGACCGCGGCGTATCGCGCCTGGCGCCAGCGGGCGACGAAGGGGCCGGCGATCTGCTCCCGGAAGCTCTCCCAGACCCGGATCTCCTCCTTCGCCGGGCCGCGCCCGCCGCCCGGCCAGCAGGACTGGGTGGCGCCGTGTTTGCAGTCGAACTCCTCGAGAATCTCCATCAGGTGCAGCGTCGTGCCCAGGCTGCGGTGGCGCGCGAGCCGCTCGATCTTCTCGTAGCGCCCCATGAGCTTGTCGCTGCCGCGCTCCTCCGGGAACGACGGGATCAGCGCCCGCATCCGTCCGAGGTAGCGCTCGAGTTCCTGGCGAGCGGGGACGAGGTCGCCGAGCCGCATCTCCGCGGCGGGCCACTCCTCGACGTCCGGGTACGTCGCGAAGGTCTTGAACGTCCCCTCGAGATCCGCCAGGTCGACGCCCAGGTCCTTGAGGCGCGCCACCCGCGGGTCCCCCTCCTCGAAGAGGCGGTCGACGAACTCGCGCCAGGCGCGCTCGCGCAGCAGGGCGTCCGCGTCCTCGTCGATCTCCTGGAAGGCGACGTCGACGCCGGCCTCGAGCGGCCGCTCGCGCAGCAGGCGCGCGCAGAAGGAGTGGATCGTGCCCACGAAGCAGCGCTCGGCGTGCGCGAGCGCCTCGCGCGCGAGGCGCGCCCGCTCCCCGCCGCCGG
Coding sequences:
- a CDS encoding UvrD-helicase domain-containing protein — encoded protein: GGGERARLAREALAHAERCFVGTIHSFCARLLRERPLEAGVDVAFQEIDEDADALLRERAWREFVDRLFEEGDPRVARLKDLGVDLADLEGTFKTFATYPDVEEWPAAEMRLGDLVPARQELERYLGRMRALIPSFPEERGSDKLMGRYEKIERLARHRSLGTTLHLMEILEEFDCKHGATQSCWPGGGRGPAKEEIRVWESFREQIAGPFVARWRQARYAAVIPLLRSAAAHYDRMRAESRVLNFQDLLLGAARLLRERPGVRRWFRERVSHLLVDEFQDTDPLQAEVVLLLTADDPAQADWRACRPVPGSLCVVGDPKQSIYRFRRADIVTYQQVKALIVAAGGAVVELDASFRTLPELIAWGNGVFAPPSGFPAAEDRYSPAAHPLVPGRPHAVAAPGALAGVRTITTPEDCSTNETCAGHDAERIARFIRHALDQGLPVPRTAREIAAGVPAAATPGDFLIVAWRRERLARYAAALQELGIPHLVSGGSAWGEVEELGLLAALLRALVEPENAVALAGVLRGGLFGFSDVELYDLKRAAGVFRYTAALPAGLDGLLRARFQAACDLLGRCAARLRVLPPVAALERIADETGLALRALAAPGGDGRAGSIAKAFAVLRAQAGETGSPAALADLLEQLIADAAPFDGLPARAAGPSVVRVMNLHKVKGLEAPVVFLADPGGRPRATPCIHVDRSGGRTTGYLVVARAAGPYGRKVLAQPHGWEALAEEEGRFAAAEHARLRYVAATRAGSLLIVTRRAGKKKADSPWEPFSAWLPPEAELQDPGPQRAPATGAAALTEAEEAAAQAAIAGRWDAAQGPTYAVRAAKDVALDAAALHRPPRAGEHGTEWGTVIHLLLETALREPEAGAARLLDVARAALEEQGLDIGRAAEALAVVNAVRGSEIWGRAAAAGRTLVEAPFTICLPAGDPRTGGAPVPTLVRGVVDLAFREPAGWVIVDWKTDAARTDAEVAERARHYAPQVRLYADIWAQITGEPVAEAGLYFTASTRYKPI